The proteins below come from a single Schistosoma mansoni, WGS project CABG00000000 data, supercontig 0147, strain Puerto Rico, whole genome shotgun sequence genomic window:
- a CDS encoding XP_018644665.1 translates to MTQEFGLPFQSRLSASLACDGEGDRNIHTFVDAKWIKSGTLVEYEVSGDCPKHDSMEICQESKTSNTKCMWYEKANMCIVSTDKDIDDFKVNSCQIGNSSNVHVSITPIVVEEATTTPRISESDNGHGKSNHFLHIVIPVVICFLVVCSGCVICLLLYRKKKCMPSLS, encoded by the exons ATGACTCAAGAATTCGGACTACCATTCCAATCGCGATTAAGCGCTTCATTAGCGTGTGATGGAG AAGGTGATAGAAATATACATACATTTGTTGAtgcaaaatggatcaaaagtggaaCGTTAGTGGAGTATGAAGTTTCCGGTG ATTGTCCAAAACACGATTCGATGGAGATATGTCAAGAATCAAAAACATCGAATACAAAGTGCATGTGGTATGAAAAAGCAAATATGTGCATCGTCAGCACTGATAAGGATATTGATGACTTCAAAGTAAATAGTTGCCAGATTGGA AATAGCTCGAATGTCCACGTTTCGATCACACCAATCGTTGTGGAAGAAGCTACAACAACTCCAAGGATAAGTGAATCTGACAACGGACACGGGAAATCAAATCATTTCCTACACATTGTCATACCTGTAGTTATCTGTTTCTTGGTTGTGTGCAGTGGCTGTGTCATATGCCTATTGTTGTACAGGAAAAAGAAATGTATGCCATCGCTTTCATAA